A genomic segment from Thamnophis elegans isolate rThaEle1 chromosome 3, rThaEle1.pri, whole genome shotgun sequence encodes:
- the KMO gene encoding kynurenine 3-monooxygenase isoform X2: protein MDSSNTQRKKVTIIGGGLVGSLNASFFARRGFQVEMYEARSDIRSSSVTRGRSINLALSHRGREALKAVGMEDQIVSRGIPMKGRRIHTCSGKRYTIFYGRKSQYILSIDRANLNKELLTAAEKYPNVKLYFEHKLLHCNVDSGLLTFSGSDQMTKEVTCDLIVGCDGAFSTVRKQFMRQTRFDYSQVYIPHGYLELKIPPKNGDFAMEPNYLHIWPRNTFMMIALPNLDKSFTCTLFMPFDDFEKLATGEQVLNFFKTYFPDSIPLIGDSGNGLCEMFIVSHWLSMRANGRCCTCCCTLLWPRHECCICLPMFSKLRVPDDHAISDLAMYNYIEMRERVNSRWFIFRKHIDNWLHAFLPSIIIPLYTMVTFSRIRYHEAVQRWKWQNKVINRGLFLTMVAAAVSGIYLCRNGKLSKIDFRIEDFWRHS from the exons ATATCCGTAGTTCAAGTGTAACTCGTGGCAGGAGCATTAATTTGGCCTTATCTCACAGGGGACGGGAAGCTCTCAAGGCAGTTGGAATGGAAGATCAG atTGTGTCTAGAGGTATCCCCATGAAGGGAAGGAGAATTCACACTTGCTCAGGGAAAAGATATACCATTTTTTATGGAAGAAAGAGCCAG TATATTCTCTCTATAGATAGAGCAAATTTGAATAAGGAGTTATTAACTG CTGCTGAGAAGTATCCCAATGTTAAGTTATACTTTGAGCACAAACTGCTTCACTGCAATGTAGACTCAGGGCTACTGACCTTTTCAGG ATCAGACCAAATGACTAAAGAAGTCACCTGTGACTTAATTGTGGGCTGTGATGGAGCCTTTTCCACAGTTAGGAAGCAGTTTATGAGACAAACACGGTTTGATTACAGCCAAGTATATATTCCACATGGATACCTGGAACTGAAAATTCCTCCCAAAAATGGAGAT TTTGCAATGGAGCCAAACTATCTTCACATTTGGCCTAGGAACACATTCATGATGATTGCACTGCCAAACCTG GATAAATCATTCACCTGTACACTCTTCATGCCCTTTGATGATTTTGAAAAGCTTGCCACAGGAGAGCAAGTGCTGAATTTCTTCAAAACTTATTTTCCAGACTCAATTCCTCTAATAGGAGA CTCAGGCAATGGTCTCTGTGAAATGTTCATCGTATCACATTGGCTCTCAATGCGTGCTAATGGGAGATGCTGCACATGCTGTTGTACCCTTTTATGGCCAAGGCATGAATGCT GCATTTGCCTTCCAATGTTCTCGAAGCTGAGGGTACCTGACGACCATGCAATTTCAGATTTAGCCATGTATAATTATATAGAG ATGCGGGAACGTGTGAATTCAAGGTGGTTCATTTTCCGAAAGCATATAGACAATTGGCTTCATGCCTTCCTGCCCTCTATCATCATTCCTCTGTATACTATG GTAACATTCTCCAGAATCCGATACCATGAAGCTGTGCAAAGATGGAAATGGCAGAATAAG GTGATCAATAGAGGCCTCTTCCTCACCATGGTAGCAGCAGCAGTGAGTGGCATCTATCTGTGCAGAAATGGAAAGTTATCCAAAATTGACTTTCGTATAGAGGATTTCTGGAGACATTCTTAA
- the KMO gene encoding kynurenine 3-monooxygenase isoform X1 codes for MDSSNTQRKKVTIIGGGLVGSLNASFFARRGFQVEMYEARSDIRSSSVTRGRSINLALSHRGREALKAVGMEDQIVSRGIPMKGRRIHTCSGKRYTIFYGRKSQYILSIDRANLNKELLTAAEKYPNVKLYFEHKLLHCNVDSGLLTFSGSDQMTKEVTCDLIVGCDGAFSTVRKQFMRQTRFDYSQVYIPHGYLELKIPPKNGDFAMEPNYLHIWPRNTFMMIALPNLDKSFTCTLFMPFDDFEKLATGEQVLNFFKTYFPDSIPLIGEHELMQDYFVLPAQAMVSVKCSSYHIGSQCVLMGDAAHAVVPFYGQGMNAGFEDCLVFDELMDQFQNDLCICLPMFSKLRVPDDHAISDLAMYNYIEMRERVNSRWFIFRKHIDNWLHAFLPSIIIPLYTMVTFSRIRYHEAVQRWKWQNKVINRGLFLTMVAAAVSGIYLCRNGKLSKIDFRIEDFWRHS; via the exons ATATCCGTAGTTCAAGTGTAACTCGTGGCAGGAGCATTAATTTGGCCTTATCTCACAGGGGACGGGAAGCTCTCAAGGCAGTTGGAATGGAAGATCAG atTGTGTCTAGAGGTATCCCCATGAAGGGAAGGAGAATTCACACTTGCTCAGGGAAAAGATATACCATTTTTTATGGAAGAAAGAGCCAG TATATTCTCTCTATAGATAGAGCAAATTTGAATAAGGAGTTATTAACTG CTGCTGAGAAGTATCCCAATGTTAAGTTATACTTTGAGCACAAACTGCTTCACTGCAATGTAGACTCAGGGCTACTGACCTTTTCAGG ATCAGACCAAATGACTAAAGAAGTCACCTGTGACTTAATTGTGGGCTGTGATGGAGCCTTTTCCACAGTTAGGAAGCAGTTTATGAGACAAACACGGTTTGATTACAGCCAAGTATATATTCCACATGGATACCTGGAACTGAAAATTCCTCCCAAAAATGGAGAT TTTGCAATGGAGCCAAACTATCTTCACATTTGGCCTAGGAACACATTCATGATGATTGCACTGCCAAACCTG GATAAATCATTCACCTGTACACTCTTCATGCCCTTTGATGATTTTGAAAAGCTTGCCACAGGAGAGCAAGTGCTGAATTTCTTCAAAACTTATTTTCCAGACTCAATTCCTCTAATAGGAGA GCACGAACTGATGCAAGATTACTTTGTGCTACCAGCTCAGGCAATGGTCTCTGTGAAATGTTCATCGTATCACATTGGCTCTCAATGCGTGCTAATGGGAGATGCTGCACATGCTGTTGTACCCTTTTATGGCCAAGGCATGAATGCT ggatttGAAGACTGTCTAGTCTTTGATGAGCTGATGGACCAATTTCAGAATGACCTCT GCATTTGCCTTCCAATGTTCTCGAAGCTGAGGGTACCTGACGACCATGCAATTTCAGATTTAGCCATGTATAATTATATAGAG ATGCGGGAACGTGTGAATTCAAGGTGGTTCATTTTCCGAAAGCATATAGACAATTGGCTTCATGCCTTCCTGCCCTCTATCATCATTCCTCTGTATACTATG GTAACATTCTCCAGAATCCGATACCATGAAGCTGTGCAAAGATGGAAATGGCAGAATAAG GTGATCAATAGAGGCCTCTTCCTCACCATGGTAGCAGCAGCAGTGAGTGGCATCTATCTGTGCAGAAATGGAAAGTTATCCAAAATTGACTTTCGTATAGAGGATTTCTGGAGACATTCTTAA
- the KMO gene encoding kynurenine 3-monooxygenase isoform X3, translating to MEDQIVSRGIPMKGRRIHTCSGKRYTIFYGRKSQYILSIDRANLNKELLTAAEKYPNVKLYFEHKLLHCNVDSGLLTFSGSDQMTKEVTCDLIVGCDGAFSTVRKQFMRQTRFDYSQVYIPHGYLELKIPPKNGDFAMEPNYLHIWPRNTFMMIALPNLDKSFTCTLFMPFDDFEKLATGEQVLNFFKTYFPDSIPLIGEHELMQDYFVLPAQAMVSVKCSSYHIGSQCVLMGDAAHAVVPFYGQGMNAGFEDCLVFDELMDQFQNDLCICLPMFSKLRVPDDHAISDLAMYNYIEMRERVNSRWFIFRKHIDNWLHAFLPSIIIPLYTMVTFSRIRYHEAVQRWKWQNKVINRGLFLTMVAAAVSGIYLCRNGKLSKIDFRIEDFWRHS from the exons ATGGAAGATCAG atTGTGTCTAGAGGTATCCCCATGAAGGGAAGGAGAATTCACACTTGCTCAGGGAAAAGATATACCATTTTTTATGGAAGAAAGAGCCAG TATATTCTCTCTATAGATAGAGCAAATTTGAATAAGGAGTTATTAACTG CTGCTGAGAAGTATCCCAATGTTAAGTTATACTTTGAGCACAAACTGCTTCACTGCAATGTAGACTCAGGGCTACTGACCTTTTCAGG ATCAGACCAAATGACTAAAGAAGTCACCTGTGACTTAATTGTGGGCTGTGATGGAGCCTTTTCCACAGTTAGGAAGCAGTTTATGAGACAAACACGGTTTGATTACAGCCAAGTATATATTCCACATGGATACCTGGAACTGAAAATTCCTCCCAAAAATGGAGAT TTTGCAATGGAGCCAAACTATCTTCACATTTGGCCTAGGAACACATTCATGATGATTGCACTGCCAAACCTG GATAAATCATTCACCTGTACACTCTTCATGCCCTTTGATGATTTTGAAAAGCTTGCCACAGGAGAGCAAGTGCTGAATTTCTTCAAAACTTATTTTCCAGACTCAATTCCTCTAATAGGAGA GCACGAACTGATGCAAGATTACTTTGTGCTACCAGCTCAGGCAATGGTCTCTGTGAAATGTTCATCGTATCACATTGGCTCTCAATGCGTGCTAATGGGAGATGCTGCACATGCTGTTGTACCCTTTTATGGCCAAGGCATGAATGCT ggatttGAAGACTGTCTAGTCTTTGATGAGCTGATGGACCAATTTCAGAATGACCTCT GCATTTGCCTTCCAATGTTCTCGAAGCTGAGGGTACCTGACGACCATGCAATTTCAGATTTAGCCATGTATAATTATATAGAG ATGCGGGAACGTGTGAATTCAAGGTGGTTCATTTTCCGAAAGCATATAGACAATTGGCTTCATGCCTTCCTGCCCTCTATCATCATTCCTCTGTATACTATG GTAACATTCTCCAGAATCCGATACCATGAAGCTGTGCAAAGATGGAAATGGCAGAATAAG GTGATCAATAGAGGCCTCTTCCTCACCATGGTAGCAGCAGCAGTGAGTGGCATCTATCTGTGCAGAAATGGAAAGTTATCCAAAATTGACTTTCGTATAGAGGATTTCTGGAGACATTCTTAA